In Diorhabda carinulata isolate Delta chromosome 6, icDioCari1.1, whole genome shotgun sequence, a single genomic region encodes these proteins:
- the LOC130895460 gene encoding zinc finger protein OZF-like isoform X2 — protein MFNNSVFWNMDIKQELSDDLDETAFPNVNNEINIKQEIHDELNKGEIFGSSIVASKTKRHSSLKLNIPNIRNKFKYPGRRTKSKGHLKIRQHSNRGLMICEFCGNLYTKLGEYVCHSSTNHCVNKKKSKYKKSCRRRRVTAYAISRNRNEDVKNEIEIDEHTVKEEEDVRSNDNFELSLDDGLIRHSKEKPFKCDICFKTFSWKHSFNTHLRIHTGEKPFKCDICLKTFSQKCNLIEHSRSHTGVKPFKCDVCLKTFSWKNNFNTHLRIHTGEKPFKCSVCLKSFSQKNNLTIHLRSHRGVKPFKCDICLKTFILKIHLTGHIRCHTGEKPFKCDICLKTFSQKCNLIEHSRSHTGEKPFKCDVCLKAFTQKSHLNEHLRCHTGEKPFQCDLCLKAFTQKSHLNEHFRCHTGEKPFKCDVCFKTFSHKNSLNIHVN, from the exons ATGTTCAATAATAGTGTTTTTTGGAATATGGATATTAAACAAGAGTTAAGTGACGATTTGGATGAAACCGCTTTTCCAaatgtaaataatgaaattaatattaaacaagAAATACATGACGAACTAAACAAAGGTGAAATATTTGGATCATCTATAGTTGCATCCAAAACAAAGAGGCACAGCTCTCTTAAACTTAATATACCAAACattagaaacaaatttaaatatccTGGAAGACGAACTAAATCAAAAG GACACCTCAAAATTAGACAACACTCAAATCGAGGACTTATGATCTGTGAATTTTGTGGAAACTTATACACAAAATTGGGAGAATATGTTTGCCACTCGTCTACAAATCATTgtgtaaataaaaagaaatccaaATATAAGAAAAGTTGTAGAAGAAGGCGAGTAACTGCCTATGCCATTTCCAGAAATCGCAATGAagatgttaaaaatgaaattgaaatagatGAACATACTGTGAAAGAAGAGGAGGATGTCAGATCGAATGATAATTTCGAGTTGAGTTTAGATGATGGTCTGATAAGACATTCAAAAGAAAAGCCatttaaatgtgacatttgttttaaaactttttcatggAAACATAGTTTCAATACTCATTTACGTATCCACACAGgcgaaaaaccattcaaatgtgacatttgtttaaaaactttttcacagaaATGTAATTTGATTGAACATTCGCGTAGTCACACAGGAgtaaagccattcaaatgtgacgtttgtttgaaaactttttcatggaaaaataatttcaatacacaTTTACGTAtacatacaggagaaaagccctTTAAATGTTCAGTTTGTTTAAAATCTTTTTcgcagaaaaataatttgactaTACATTTGCGTAGTCATAGAGGAGTGAAGCctttcaaatgtgacatttgtttaaaaacttttatactTAAAATTCATTTGACTGGACATATACGTTGtcacacaggagaaaaaccgttcaaatgtgacatttgcttGAAAACTTTTTCGCAGAAGTGCAATTTGATTGAACATTCACGTAgtcacacaggagaaaagccattcaaatgtgacgtTTGTTTGAAAGCTTTCACACAAAAAAGTCATTTAAACGAACATTTGCGTTGTCACACTGGAGAGAAGCCGTTCCAATGTGATCTTTGTTTGAAAGCTTTTACACAAAAAAGTCATTTGAATGAACATTTCCGCtgtcatacaggagaaaagccattcaagtgtgatgtttgttttaaaactttctcgcataaaaattctttgaatataCAT
- the LOC130895815 gene encoding zinc finger protein 845-like, whose protein sequence is MDIKQELSDNVAEAAIQNINIIKQEIKDEINTVGESVIKIKISRYCSHKVNVPNIGNKFNYARKRNKSKVAGFLSNGHLNLDIIAGIMICRFCGNLYTELKEFVHHFSTNHCVNKRKLYLETKLYKKNLFYRRRHETYAVIPRIRYEDVKNEIEIVEHALKEEKDISFIDNFELSLDDNKKLEKSELNGHMPVYTNENLIHTGKKPFQCKICLKTFTQKSHLNEHLRCHTGEKPFKCKICSKTFTQKHSLIAHLRLHTGEKPLKCDVCSKAFRQKSNFDEHMRIHTGEKPFKCNICLKTFSQKHSLIDHLRCHTGEKLFKCDVCSKTFKQKTNFGTHIRIHTGERPYKCDICLKTFTQKSNLNEHLRCHTGEKPFKCKICLKTFLQKHSLIEHLRLHTGEKPFKCDVCLKTFRQKSNFGTHMRIHTGEKPFKCDICSNTFARKCSLKQHLNRHKEEQLFKCATCFKPFSRKTSLITHLLSHTGYSNKMDVQQKVVKSEIVIENKIFWNMDIKQELSDVAVDDFQNVDINIIKQEINDEIHTVGESVIKIKTKRDRSHKVNVSNIGNTFQYSGKRNKSKVAGFHKNGQHPNLDIIAGIMICRFCGNLYTELKEFVHHFSTNHCVNKRKLYLETKLYKQNIFYRRRQETDTVVPRIRYEDVKNEIEIVEHDLKEEKDISFIDNFELNLEDSKNLGKSELKGRMPVYTNENCIHTGKKPFHCKICLKTFSQKQSLIEHLRSHTGEKPLKCVVCSKNFRHKSSFDVHMRIHTGEKPFKCNICLKIFSLKTQLNIHMRIHTGEKPYQCNNCLKTFRQKCHLNEHLRCHTGEKPFKCKICLKTFTQKSHLNEHLRCHTGEKPFKCNICSKTFSQKCYLIEHLRCHTGEKPFKCDVCLKAFGQKRKLNVHMQIHTEKNLLKCDVCSKTFLLQAHLNTHMRIHTGEKPFKCDVCSKTFLLKVYLNTHMRIHTGEKPFECNLCSKTFSQKRYLFEHLSYHTGEKPFKCDVCFKAFNHKNTLNVHMQNHTGKTPLKCEVCSKTFSQNRNLIDHMRSHTGEKPFKCETCSNTFSQKRNLIGHLRCHTGEKPFKCDVCSKAFRQKSNLNVHMRIHTRENPFKCDICSITFAQKCSLNHHLKWHKEEQLFKCATCLKSFLKKTSLIAHLLSHTGEKPFKCDVCSKAFRQKSTLNVHMRIHTGEKPFKCDICSNTFTQKCSLNQHLHRHK, encoded by the exons TCTTAGTAATGGACATCTTAATCTAGATATTATTGCTGGGATTATGATCTGTAGATTTTGTGGAAATTTATACACGGAACTAAAAGAATTCGTTCATCACTTCTCTACAAATCATTGTGTgaataagagaaaattatatttggaaactaagttatacaagaaaaatctattttacaGAAGAAGACATGAAACTTATGCTGTCATTCCAAGGATTCGTTATGAagatgttaaaaatgaaattgaaattgtggaacatgctttgaaagaagaaaaagatatcagctttattgataattttgagtTGAGTTTAGATGATAATAAGAAATTGGAGAAAAGTGAATTAAACGGACATATGCCTGTTTACACAAACGAAAATCTCATTCATACTGGAAAAAAGCCATTCCaatgtaaaatttgtttaaaaacatttacaCAGAAAAGTCATTTAAACGAGCATTTGCGTTGTCACACTGgtgaaaagccattcaaatgtaaaatttgttcaaaaacttttacaCAGAAACATAGTTTGATTGCACATTTGCGCTTGcacacaggagaaaagccattgaAATGTGACGTTTGTTCGAAAGCTTTTAGgcaaaaaagtaattttgatgAACATATGCGTATTCACACCGGAGAAAAGCCTTTCAAATGTAACATTTGCTTAAAAACTTTTTCGCAGAAACATAGTTTAATTGACCATTTGCGTTGTCACACAGgagaaaaactattcaaatgtgacgtttgttcaaaaacttttaagCAGAAAACTAATTTCGGTACACACATTCGCATTCACACTGGAGAAAGGCCAtacaaatgtgacatttgtttgaaaacttttactcagaaaagtaatttaaacGAACATTTGCGTTGccatacaggagaaaaaccattcaaatgtaaaatttgcttaaaaacttttttgcaGAAACATAGTTTGATTGAACATTTGCGCTTGCACACTGGAGAAAAGCCGTTCAAATGTGAcgtttgtttaaaaacttttaggcAGAAAAGTAATTTTGGTACACATATGCGCATTCACACcggagaaaaaccattcaaatgcgATATTTGTTCAAATACTTTCGCACGGAAATGTAGTTTGAAGCAACATTTGAATCGGCACAAAGAAGAACAGCTATTTAAATGTGCTACTTGCTTCAAGCCTTTTTCAAGGAAAACTAGTTTGATTACACATCTGCTGTCTCACACAGGAT attcaaacaaaatggATGTGCAGCAAAAAGTTGTTAAGAGTGAAAtcgttattgaaaataaaattttttggaatatggATATTAAACAAGAATTGAGTGATGTTGCTGTGgatgattttcaaaatgttgatattaatattattaaacaagaaattaatgaCGAAATACACACAGTTGGAGAATCTGtgattaaaatcaaaacaaagagGGACAGGTCTCACAAGGTTAATGTATCCAACATTGGGAACACATTTCAAtattctggaaaacgaaataaatcaaaag TTGCAGGATTTCATAAAAATGGACAACATCCAAATCTAGATATTATTGCTGGGATTATGATCTGTAGATTTTGTGGAAATTTATACACGGAACTAAAAGAATTCGTTCATCACTTCTCTACAAATCATTGTGTgaataagagaaaattatatttggaaactAAGTTATACaagcaaaatatattttacagaaGAAGACAAGAAACTGATACTGTCGTTCCAAGGATTCGTTATGAagatgttaaaaatgaaattgaaattgtggaacatgatttgaaagaagaaaaagacatcagctttattgataattttgagtTGAATTTAGAAGATAGTAAGAATTTGGGGAAAAGTGAATTAAAAGGACGTATGCCTGTTTACACAAACGAAAATTGCATTCATACTGGAAAAAAGCCATTCCattgtaaaatttgtttaaaaacgttttcaCAGAAACAAAGTTTAATTGAACATTTGcgtagtcatacaggagaaaaaccattgAAATGTGTCGTTTGCTCAAAAAATTTTAGACATAAAAGTAGTTTTGATGTACATATGCGTATTCACactggagaaaaaccattcaaatgtaacatttgcttaaaaattttttcactgaaAACTCAGTTGAATATACATATGCGCATTCATACTGGAGAAAAGCCCTACCAATGTAACaattgtttgaaaacttttagaCAGAAATGTCATTTAAACGAGCATTTACGTTGTCACActggagaaaagccattcaaatgtaaaatttgtttaaaaacttttacacAGAAAAGTCATTTAAACGAGCATTTGCGTTGTCACACTGgcgaaaagccattcaaatgtaacatttgttcaaaaactttttcacagaaATGTTATTTGATTGAACATTTGCGCTGtcacacaggagaaaaaccattcaaatgtgacgtTTGTTTAAAAGCTTTTGGACAGAAACGTAAATTGAATGTACATATGCAAATTCAcacagaaaaaaatctattaaaatgtGATGtatgttcaaaaacatttttactgcAAGCTCATTTGAATACACATATGCGCATTCACActggagaaaagccattcaaatgtgacgtttgttcaaaaacttttttactgaaagtttatttaaatacacaTATGCGCATTCACACTGGTGAAAAGCCATTTGAATGCAAcctttgttcaaaaactttttcgcAGAAACGTTATTTGTTCGAACATTTGAGCTAtcacacaggagaaaagccattcaaatgtgacgtTTGTTTCAAAGCTTTTAACCACAAGAATACCCTGAATGTACATATGCAAAATCACACAGGAAAAACACCATTAAAATGTGAggtttgttcaaaaactttttcacagaaCCGTAATTTGATCGATCATATGCGTAgtcacacaggagaaaagccattcaaatgtgaaacTTGTTCAAATACTTTTTCACAAAAACGTAATTTGATCGGACACTTGCGTTgtcacacaggagaaaagccattcaagtGTGACGTTTGTTCAAAAGCTTTTAGGCAGAAAAGTAACTTAAATGTACATATGCGCATTCACACTAGAGAAAATCCATTCAAATGCGATATTTGTTCAATCACTTTCGCACAAAAATGTAGTTTGAATCACCATTTGAAGTGGCACAAAGAAGAACAGCTATTTAAATGTGCCACTTGCttgaaatcttttttaaagaaaactagTTTAATTGCACATTTGCTGTCTCACActggagaaaagccattcaagtGCGACGTTTGTTCAAAAGCTTTTAGGCAGAAAAGTACCTTGAATGTACATATGCGCATTCACACcggagaaaaaccattcaaatgcgATATTTGTTCAAATACTTTCACACAGAAATGTAGTTTGAATCAACATTTGCATCGACACAAATAA